In Bremerella sp. JC817, the following are encoded in one genomic region:
- a CDS encoding ATP-binding protein — MTSDVLQEKTLSRILVIDDNPAIHADFRKVLENKEPDNALSDLSAELFGVPVSSPEIKPRFRLDAAQQGEEGLEKLKQALSDGSPFSLAFVDMRMPPGWDGLETIEHLWQVDPQLHVVICTAYADYSWSDVVERLGANDRWLVLKKPFDNAEVCQMASALVEKRRLSEKLRAHLGELEDRLDEGTIALKEREQRLRNILDTAPDGIITFDADGNIESVNNAACELFGFEVKEVLGNKVQALLHDQDACAAANVRDAFKLTESRKTASIELDSTRVNRSVFPAQWTVGHFRSSERQFFIAIVRDLTEHRQLQCNLAQAQKLESVGQLAAGIAHEINTPTQYVGDNVRFLRDSFEDLTLALDKLQSLHAACESTNYLPDLVKDIRKVLEDSDIEFILSEAPDTFSQTLDGINRVASIVQAMKEFSHPGDEEKKLVDIHAALTTSITVSRNEWKYVADVQTDFAADMPRIPCLIGKLNQVFLNLIVNAAHAIAEANGKQSKQKGTITIRTSYGDGWAQIDFTDTGTGIPAEIQDRIFDPFFTTKGVGKGTGQGLAIARSVVVDKHGGTIEVFTAQGRGTTFRIRLPVESADRRTRGMSV, encoded by the coding sequence GTGACAAGTGATGTTTTACAAGAGAAAACGCTGTCGCGTATTCTTGTGATCGACGACAATCCGGCGATCCATGCCGATTTTCGGAAGGTACTCGAGAATAAAGAACCAGATAACGCCTTGTCGGATCTCAGCGCCGAGCTTTTCGGGGTGCCAGTGTCGTCGCCGGAAATCAAGCCTCGATTCCGACTCGATGCCGCGCAGCAAGGGGAAGAAGGTCTTGAGAAACTAAAGCAGGCACTCAGTGACGGCTCGCCTTTCTCATTGGCGTTTGTTGACATGCGGATGCCGCCTGGTTGGGACGGCCTGGAAACCATCGAGCATCTCTGGCAGGTCGACCCGCAATTGCATGTCGTGATCTGCACCGCCTATGCCGACTATTCGTGGTCGGACGTCGTCGAGCGATTGGGAGCGAACGATCGCTGGTTGGTGCTGAAGAAGCCATTCGATAACGCTGAAGTTTGCCAAATGGCCTCGGCCCTGGTCGAGAAGCGTCGGCTGTCGGAAAAGCTGCGGGCTCACCTGGGCGAACTGGAAGATCGCCTCGATGAAGGAACGATCGCCCTCAAAGAACGCGAGCAGCGACTACGAAATATTCTGGATACCGCCCCGGACGGAATCATCACGTTTGACGCCGACGGTAACATCGAGTCGGTCAACAACGCCGCCTGCGAGTTGTTTGGTTTCGAGGTGAAGGAAGTTCTGGGGAACAAGGTGCAAGCCTTGCTGCACGACCAGGATGCCTGCGCTGCCGCAAACGTGCGCGACGCCTTCAAGCTGACCGAATCCCGCAAGACGGCATCGATCGAACTCGATTCGACGCGGGTCAATCGATCGGTCTTTCCTGCCCAATGGACCGTCGGGCATTTTCGTAGCAGTGAAAGGCAGTTCTTTATTGCCATCGTGCGCGACTTGACCGAACATCGCCAATTGCAATGTAACCTGGCCCAGGCACAGAAGCTGGAGTCGGTCGGCCAGCTTGCCGCCGGAATCGCTCACGAGATCAACACACCAACGCAATACGTCGGTGACAATGTTCGTTTCCTTCGCGATTCGTTTGAAGACCTGACGTTGGCGCTCGACAAACTGCAGTCGTTGCACGCGGCGTGCGAAAGCACAAATTACCTGCCAGACCTGGTGAAAGATATTCGCAAGGTTCTGGAAGACTCCGATATCGAATTCATATTAAGTGAAGCCCCAGACACGTTCTCGCAAACGCTTGATGGGATTAACCGTGTGGCGTCGATCGTTCAGGCGATGAAAGAGTTTTCGCACCCTGGCGATGAAGAGAAGAAGTTAGTGGATATCCACGCGGCGTTGACGACTTCGATCACCGTGTCGCGTAACGAATGGAAATACGTGGCGGACGTGCAGACCGATTTCGCTGCAGACATGCCTCGGATTCCTTGCCTGATCGGAAAGCTTAACCAGGTCTTTCTGAATTTGATCGTCAACGCGGCCCATGCGATTGCCGAAGCCAACGGCAAGCAATCGAAGCAAAAGGGAACGATCACCATTCGAACTTCATATGGCGATGGCTGGGCACAGATCGATTTCACCGATACCGGGACCGGCATCCCGGCTGAAATCCAAGATCGCATCTTCGATCCGTTCTTCACGACCAAGGGGGTCGGCAAGGGAACCGGGCAAGGCTTAGCGATTGCTCGGAGCGTGGTCGTTGACAAACATGGGGGCACGATCGAAGTTTTCACCGCCCAAGGACGAGGGACGACTTTCCGAATTCGTCTGCCTGTGGAGTCCGCTGATCGCCGGACTCGTGGAATGAGTGTCTAG
- a CDS encoding HD domain-containing phosphohydrolase → MNKRVLFVDDDPNLLRGLNRQLRKKYEVFTAVSGEDALAMMADQGPFAVVVSDMQMPEMDGAEFLSQAKQQNRDTIRIMLTGDAGQATAIEAVNSGEVFRFATKPCPIEKLTPLIDAGIEQYRLITSERSVLTKTLGGSVGVLTELLSLNNPVAFGRTGRIRSLAKRFAPLMPEVEAWEVELAAMLFPIGSMSVPESLLVRAASGESLTNAERDQLDSQAAVASRLINKIPRLKSVAKIVAYQAKAFDGTGSPKDNVSGEAIPVGARVLKLLLDFDALTEAGMEESRAVAILSGKKGQYDPDILELLREMIGVDYVIREIHIGQLEDGMLLESNLCTEDGEVLLARGRYVSPLILERLQEFKRSRPVKKIIQIRELRQTTVSTSKDETPVPA, encoded by the coding sequence ATGAATAAGCGCGTTCTGTTTGTCGACGACGACCCCAACTTGCTGCGAGGTTTGAACCGGCAACTCCGAAAGAAGTACGAAGTCTTCACCGCGGTCAGTGGCGAAGACGCATTGGCGATGATGGCCGACCAAGGGCCGTTTGCCGTGGTGGTTTCGGACATGCAGATGCCTGAAATGGACGGGGCGGAGTTCTTGTCGCAGGCAAAGCAACAGAATCGCGACACGATCCGGATCATGTTAACAGGCGACGCCGGCCAGGCCACGGCGATCGAAGCAGTGAACAGCGGCGAAGTGTTTCGGTTCGCGACCAAGCCTTGCCCGATCGAAAAACTGACGCCATTGATTGACGCCGGAATCGAACAGTATCGCCTGATTACATCGGAACGAAGTGTACTGACGAAGACACTTGGTGGCAGTGTGGGGGTGCTGACCGAGTTGCTTTCGCTGAATAATCCGGTCGCGTTTGGTCGCACTGGCCGCATTCGCTCTTTGGCGAAACGCTTCGCCCCGCTGATGCCAGAAGTCGAGGCCTGGGAAGTGGAGTTGGCCGCGATGTTGTTTCCAATCGGAAGCATGTCGGTGCCAGAGTCCCTTCTGGTACGTGCCGCGAGTGGTGAGTCGTTAACCAATGCCGAGCGTGATCAGCTCGATAGTCAGGCTGCCGTGGCGAGCCGGTTGATCAACAAGATTCCACGGCTGAAGAGCGTCGCCAAAATTGTCGCTTACCAGGCGAAAGCTTTCGATGGTACCGGCTCTCCTAAGGACAACGTATCGGGGGAAGCGATACCAGTTGGAGCGAGGGTCTTAAAGCTACTGCTCGACTTTGATGCCTTAACCGAAGCAGGCATGGAAGAGAGTCGTGCCGTGGCGATATTGTCCGGCAAGAAGGGGCAATACGATCCTGATATCCTCGAACTTCTGCGCGAGATGATCGGTGTCGACTACGTCATTCGCGAGATTCATATTGGTCAGCTCGAGGACGGCATGCTACTGGAATCGAATCTCTGCACCGAAGATGGCGAGGTCCTTCTGGCTCGCGGACGCTACGTAAGCCCCTTGATTCTGGAGCGGCTGCAAGAGTTTAAGCGATCGCGCCCCGTCAAGAAGATCATCCAGATTCGTGAATTGCGTCAGACGACCGTGTCGACGTCGAAAGATGAAACTCCTGTGCCTGCGTAA
- a CDS encoding ABC transporter substrate-binding protein — protein sequence MNCRAFQNLFSIAIVTAVMWQAMPIVVVQAEDDVVIGMSTALSGPTARLGLDMRAGVNAAFQEINNQGGVNGRMVRLIALDDAYEPRNCRNNMVQLIGNENVMAIIGNVGTPTAVVAVPLANEHRIPFVAPFTGASLLRKSPPDRYVVNYRASYAEETAAMVKGLVQAGIKPSEIAFFTQDDSYGDDGYYGGLAAIQSIRPEITQIEIAHGRYERNSQAVESALADLLVHSPTPKAVIMIGAYAPCAEFIRLSKANGFEPRFLNVSFVGVDPLLKALGTLSEGVVVTQVVPHYEGNTPIALEYRQAMQKFQPDEQLSFGSLEGYIAGRLLLRSMQSIEGRLTREKIVEAFDQMGDFDLGLGVPLHLSCNDHQASNMVWPTIIRDQKILPMNWSDGDDQ from the coding sequence ATGAACTGCCGAGCCTTTCAGAATCTATTTTCGATTGCGATCGTCACCGCTGTGATGTGGCAGGCAATGCCGATCGTTGTGGTCCAAGCCGAGGACGATGTCGTGATCGGTATGTCGACCGCTCTGTCGGGGCCAACCGCCAGGCTAGGGCTCGATATGCGCGCCGGGGTGAATGCTGCCTTTCAAGAGATCAACAACCAGGGAGGCGTGAATGGTCGGATGGTCCGGTTGATTGCCTTGGACGATGCCTACGAGCCCCGTAACTGTCGCAACAACATGGTGCAGTTGATTGGTAATGAGAATGTGATGGCGATCATTGGGAACGTCGGTACGCCGACGGCGGTTGTGGCGGTGCCTCTGGCGAATGAACATCGTATTCCGTTTGTGGCACCGTTCACCGGTGCGAGCTTGTTACGAAAATCGCCACCCGATCGTTACGTGGTGAACTACCGCGCCAGCTATGCAGAAGAAACGGCGGCGATGGTGAAGGGGCTTGTGCAGGCAGGGATTAAGCCGAGCGAGATCGCCTTCTTCACTCAGGATGATAGCTATGGCGACGATGGGTACTACGGCGGTCTAGCCGCAATTCAAAGCATTCGTCCCGAGATCACGCAGATCGAAATCGCCCATGGTCGATACGAACGGAATTCGCAAGCCGTCGAATCAGCGCTGGCCGATCTGCTGGTTCATTCGCCCACACCGAAGGCCGTGATCATGATCGGCGCGTATGCGCCTTGTGCCGAGTTCATTCGACTATCGAAGGCGAATGGTTTCGAGCCCAGGTTCTTGAACGTGTCGTTTGTCGGCGTCGATCCGTTACTCAAAGCGCTAGGCACACTAAGCGAGGGAGTCGTGGTGACGCAAGTGGTTCCGCACTATGAGGGTAATACCCCCATCGCCCTCGAGTATCGCCAGGCGATGCAGAAGTTTCAGCCAGACGAGCAACTCTCGTTCGGTTCACTGGAAGGGTACATCGCCGGCCGCTTGTTGCTGCGGTCGATGCAATCGATCGAAGGTAGGTTGACCCGAGAGAAAATTGTGGAGGCCTTCGACCAGATGGGTGACTTCGACCTCGGGCTGGGAGTCCCACTCCACTTGAGCTGCAACGATCATCAGGCCAGCAATATGGTTTGGCCGACGATCATTCGAGATCAGAAAATCCTTCCCATGAACTGGAGTGATGGGGATGATCAGTAA
- a CDS encoding ATP-binding protein, which translates to MISNKSSRPGAKVNSAEMAQLRVRRLSQLALIAGFGMLGIITVLVAYTYSIHASSAHLETRLLNCRISIQRALVGINRDATTKLADVGELPRTEARPRWLKELEAASRSANDLAHSSALSDHESDLEISTNRLRAWHDRTSQWQLRQRLTRFAAEEKLNRLQYLTGELRSEIEHEKGHERLNAILEFRQAAQAENNFEHVSQLAKSAIRASRSSHLEGDLAQLQLAILQLAAEVDRSELEDRVQNQIRPRLLRIKSSVMNPELRELVYEIEQSLFERAPDSDLRNAQENGLAILQAQLTDLQREKRALLQELQDAIAALNVEQEQIDQASALLSERLGTHFVSAVVIVWSIICLCALALSIVFWKMGKRVSTHICNQVKELDTVAHELNQEKIVLTVTQQKLQREFQCHKVTQEERERLFSELASASRQAGMAEMATSVLHNVGNVLNSINVSTQVVIGKLKTRRAAALKQACQLMGEHQDDLGAFFANDPRGKKLPEFLDRLADLMSKENEEVLEELTCLDGHVDHVKQIVNAQQQFAKVTNLQEPVDLERLLDDAVKINEASMKKHEIEIIREIEMLPQVITDKNKVLQILVNLVKNAKQSVCKCQGKRWIRLRVRARDADTVVVQVIDNGVGIAPEHMPKMFTHGFTTKKDGHGFGLHSGALTAKELGGSLTVQSEGVGLGASFTLALPRNEMSMPQEEEVSQDEIDFHQASTI; encoded by the coding sequence ATGATCAGTAATAAATCGTCACGTCCGGGAGCGAAAGTGAACTCGGCGGAAATGGCTCAATTGCGTGTCCGGAGATTGAGCCAATTGGCACTGATCGCCGGTTTTGGCATGCTTGGGATCATCACTGTGCTGGTGGCGTACACCTATTCGATCCATGCCAGTTCGGCCCACTTGGAAACGCGTTTGCTCAATTGCCGGATTTCCATTCAGCGTGCGCTCGTAGGTATCAATCGTGACGCAACTACCAAGCTGGCGGACGTCGGCGAATTACCCCGCACCGAGGCTCGTCCTCGGTGGTTGAAAGAACTAGAAGCTGCTTCCCGGAGCGCCAACGATTTAGCCCATTCGTCAGCACTTTCCGATCATGAATCGGACCTCGAAATCTCGACCAACCGCTTGCGTGCCTGGCATGATCGGACATCGCAGTGGCAACTACGGCAGCGTCTGACTCGCTTTGCCGCGGAAGAGAAGTTGAATCGGCTTCAATATCTGACCGGCGAGTTGCGTTCCGAGATCGAACATGAGAAAGGGCACGAGCGACTCAATGCGATTCTTGAATTTCGCCAGGCCGCCCAAGCGGAAAACAACTTCGAGCACGTGTCGCAGTTGGCCAAGTCGGCCATTCGAGCTTCGCGGTCTTCGCATCTGGAAGGCGACCTGGCTCAGTTGCAACTGGCAATTCTGCAGTTGGCGGCGGAAGTCGACCGATCGGAGTTGGAAGACCGAGTGCAGAACCAGATTCGTCCACGATTGTTGCGAATCAAATCGAGCGTGATGAATCCGGAACTGCGGGAACTGGTTTATGAAATTGAACAATCACTGTTCGAGCGTGCGCCGGATAGCGATCTCCGAAACGCCCAGGAGAATGGCCTCGCCATTTTGCAGGCTCAACTGACCGATCTTCAGCGTGAGAAGCGAGCATTGCTGCAAGAGTTGCAAGATGCGATTGCCGCGCTGAATGTCGAGCAGGAACAAATCGATCAGGCCAGCGCGCTACTGTCGGAACGACTCGGTACCCACTTCGTGAGTGCCGTGGTGATTGTGTGGTCGATTATCTGTTTGTGTGCCTTGGCCTTGTCGATCGTGTTCTGGAAGATGGGCAAGCGAGTTTCGACCCATATTTGTAACCAGGTGAAAGAACTCGATACCGTCGCCCACGAGCTGAATCAGGAAAAGATTGTGCTGACGGTGACGCAGCAAAAGTTGCAACGCGAGTTCCAGTGTCACAAAGTGACCCAGGAAGAGCGTGAGCGTCTGTTCAGCGAACTGGCTTCGGCTTCTCGCCAGGCGGGCATGGCTGAAATGGCGACGAGCGTGCTGCATAACGTGGGGAATGTGTTGAACAGCATTAATGTCTCGACGCAAGTTGTGATTGGAAAGTTGAAAACGCGTCGGGCGGCGGCACTGAAGCAAGCCTGTCAGTTAATGGGTGAACATCAAGACGACTTAGGAGCTTTCTTCGCGAACGATCCTCGCGGCAAGAAACTACCTGAGTTCCTCGACCGCCTGGCGGATCTGATGAGCAAAGAAAACGAGGAAGTGTTGGAAGAACTGACGTGTCTCGATGGTCACGTCGATCACGTCAAGCAGATCGTGAATGCTCAACAACAGTTTGCCAAGGTGACCAACCTGCAAGAGCCAGTCGATTTGGAACGTTTGCTTGACGATGCCGTGAAGATCAACGAGGCGTCGATGAAGAAGCACGAGATCGAGATCATTCGTGAAATCGAAATGCTACCGCAGGTGATTACCGATAAGAACAAGGTTCTGCAAATCCTGGTGAACCTGGTGAAGAACGCCAAGCAGTCGGTCTGCAAATGCCAGGGCAAACGCTGGATCCGTCTTCGCGTGCGTGCCCGAGATGCTGACACCGTGGTGGTGCAGGTGATCGACAATGGCGTCGGCATCGCACCGGAGCATATGCCGAAGATGTTCACGCATGGCTTTACGACCAAGAAAGATGGCCATGGCTTCGGTCTGCATAGCGGGGCCCTAACGGCAAAAGAACTGGGTGGTTCATTAACCGTTCAGAGCGAAGGTGTCGGCTTAGGTGCTTCGTTTACGCTCGCGTTGCCTCGCAACGAGATGTCCATGCCGCAAGAGGAAGAAGTGAGCCAGGATGAGATCGATTTCCACCAGGCGAGTACGATCTGA
- a CDS encoding response regulator, with amino-acid sequence MRTILFVDDEPNVLSGLRRTLRQFRGQWALLFANGAEEAVSILRKRKLDVIVTDMQMPRITGAQLLKYVGDKYPDIVRVMLSGQSDEESLQLSVSRTHQYFTKPCDPIELFQAVSRSCALRDRLSNEKLKALISQTRSLPSAPQIYAKVVDELQSTDACLRTIADLISQDVAMSTKLLQLVNSSFFSLKRRVESPAQAAALLGLNVLRPVVLTVGIFSQFDVKNESPFSMVAFSDHAMAVGQVAEMIAEDLEAPKQIVDDSQMAGFVHDVGQLLLASRMPDTYEQVHRDVVERKQDLYETEVQYFGTTHLLVGAHLLALWGLPQPIVEAVAFHAKPREMETEEFNPLVAVHVANVLVNETTLQNPIEVDAQLDLEWLDGLGLADHIDRWRDRVRVMVSKGGRHE; translated from the coding sequence ATGAGAACGATTCTTTTCGTCGATGACGAGCCGAATGTGCTGTCCGGGTTACGCCGGACGCTGCGCCAGTTTCGTGGCCAGTGGGCACTTCTGTTCGCCAACGGAGCGGAAGAAGCGGTCTCGATTCTGCGAAAACGAAAGCTCGATGTCATCGTCACCGATATGCAAATGCCTCGCATCACAGGGGCTCAGCTTCTGAAGTATGTTGGCGACAAATATCCCGATATTGTGCGAGTGATGCTTTCGGGGCAGTCGGACGAAGAGAGCTTGCAGCTTTCCGTTTCGCGAACGCATCAATACTTTACCAAGCCTTGCGATCCGATCGAGTTGTTTCAGGCCGTGTCGCGCTCGTGTGCCCTACGCGACCGGCTTTCTAACGAGAAGTTGAAGGCGTTGATCTCACAAACGCGAAGCTTGCCAAGCGCTCCGCAGATTTACGCGAAGGTGGTGGACGAGCTTCAGTCGACCGATGCCTGCCTGCGGACGATCGCCGATCTGATCTCGCAAGATGTGGCAATGAGTACCAAGCTATTGCAATTGGTGAACTCATCCTTCTTCAGTTTAAAACGCCGAGTGGAAAGCCCAGCCCAGGCCGCGGCGTTATTGGGACTGAATGTCTTGCGGCCGGTGGTGCTGACCGTGGGGATCTTCTCGCAGTTCGACGTGAAGAACGAGAGTCCGTTTTCGATGGTGGCTTTCTCGGATCACGCCATGGCTGTTGGCCAGGTCGCCGAGATGATCGCCGAAGATCTGGAGGCTCCTAAGCAAATAGTCGACGATTCGCAGATGGCTGGCTTCGTGCACGATGTCGGGCAGCTACTGCTCGCTTCACGAATGCCAGATACTTACGAACAAGTGCATCGCGATGTCGTCGAACGGAAGCAAGACCTGTACGAGACCGAAGTCCAATACTTTGGTACGACGCACCTTCTGGTCGGGGCGCACTTGTTAGCTTTGTGGGGATTGCCACAACCAATTGTCGAGGCCGTGGCCTTTCATGCCAAGCCGCGTGAAATGGAGACAGAAGAATTCAATCCGCTGGTCGCGGTCCATGTGGCCAACGTGCTGGTGAATGAAACCACGCTACAGAATCCGATAGAAGTCGATGCCCAACTTGATCTCGAATGGCTGGATGGTTTAGGCCTGGCTGATCACATCGATCGATGGCGAGATCGCGTTCGGGTGATGGTCAGCAAAGGGGGGCGACATGAATAA
- a CDS encoding DUF1559 domain-containing protein yields MNNRKGFTLVELLVVIAIIGVLIALLLPAVQQAREAARRAHCNNNLKQIGLACHMYHDTHQKLPPSFIDAHDKSGFAWSFFVLPYLEQDNLYQRVNSSKNTFQDILDNDLEVAQTSLNAYLCPSDPGGSLNDNRPFMIDGSSQDIAKSNYPGCAGTLGSKGMLSGKIGVKFKEVTDGLSNTIMVGERRSPEAGYASLWMGERTKQSGDGIVNTDAIQGYGSYRIGDGESVTAGKKPDTAFSSMHPGGVQFVFGDGSVHFLSENIDWLPFSATLKEQFGTFNKLCAMSDGQAIEEF; encoded by the coding sequence ATGAACAACCGAAAAGGTTTCACACTTGTGGAACTTTTAGTGGTCATCGCCATCATCGGTGTCTTAATCGCCCTGTTGCTCCCGGCTGTGCAGCAAGCACGTGAAGCAGCTCGCCGTGCCCACTGCAACAACAACTTGAAGCAGATCGGCCTGGCGTGCCACATGTACCACGACACGCATCAGAAGCTTCCACCCAGCTTCATTGACGCTCACGACAAGTCGGGCTTTGCCTGGTCGTTTTTTGTGCTGCCTTACCTGGAACAAGACAACTTGTACCAGCGCGTCAATTCGTCGAAGAACACCTTTCAGGACATCCTGGATAACGATCTGGAAGTCGCTCAGACATCCCTTAACGCTTACCTCTGTCCATCCGATCCAGGCGGTAGCTTGAATGACAATCGTCCCTTCATGATCGATGGCAGCTCGCAAGACATCGCCAAGTCGAACTATCCAGGCTGTGCCGGCACGCTTGGTAGCAAGGGGATGCTCAGTGGCAAGATTGGCGTCAAGTTCAAAGAAGTAACCGACGGTCTAAGCAACACGATCATGGTCGGCGAACGTCGCAGCCCAGAAGCGGGTTATGCTTCGCTGTGGATGGGTGAACGCACTAAGCAAAGTGGGGACGGCATCGTCAACACCGATGCCATTCAGGGCTATGGCTCGTACCGCATTGGTGACGGCGAATCGGTGACTGCCGGCAAAAAGCCGGACACTGCGTTCTCGAGCATGCACCCAGGCGGCGTTCAGTTCGTCTTTGGGGATGGCTCGGTCCATTTCCTCAGTGAAAACATCGACTGGCTTCCATTCTCTGCGACGCTGAAGGAACAATTCGGTACGTTCAACAAGCTGTGTGCCATGTCGGACGGCCAGGCGATCGAAGAATTCTAA